AGATAATGATGCAGGGTTAACCACTGCGAATATTAGTATATTTAATATTATAGGCAAGAAGGTACTCACTCAAAAACTTGAGGCAAATAGAATGGTGAATTGCCAATCATTGCCATCTGGTATTTATACCTATTCAATTACAAGCGATACAAATACTTTTTCTGGAAGTATTCAAATAGTTCGATAATAAATTATGAAATTGGGTGGATAAATTTATCCACCCAGTTTTTTTACAATGAAAAGAATTCTGTTCGTAACACTAGCTTTGTATTGCTATAACTTGACAGCACAAGATTGGCAGTGGTGCGATTTATATAAGAAGCATACAGATGGAAATAGCTATTACGATTATAATTCAGCTACAGAATTTAAGTATAAATTAGACAAATATGATAACTTATATGGTTTTGTGCAACCCTATACCATTAGCGACGAAGTGGGGAAAAACAAAAAAGATTCTTTTATTTATGAAACTTTTGTAAAACTGGGAAGTGATGGTAATGAGGCTTGGAGATTTGAGCTCATAGCTAAAAATGTCCAAAAATCACAATTTTTTTTACCCAACGATACAGAAATATATATCTTTACTAATTATAGACCCAATCCTTTATATGCAAACATTTATAATAATTACATATATGCTGGTAAAATACAGCTTATAAGTGTGTCAAGTAATTTCCCTAGTTTCTATAATCTTGCATTAATAGTACTCAACACTAAAGGTGAATTTAAATATTTTAAAAATTTGTTTATTGATATACCTAGCAGCAGTCATGAACCTCAAATGGTTTTTCTAAATAATAAGTTTTATTTGGCTTTAGAAAATTTTCATTCTACAACCTCTGTTACTTGGAAAATTTTGAACTCAAATAATGATACTATAACATCAATAATACCTGAAACCAACCGTAAAATATTGTTTCAAATGGATTCGGTGTTTAATATTAGCCCTGTTTTTTTTGATACTGCAAGTATACCATTTGATATAGTAAATTACGATGATAAAAATATTTATTTTTTACATTATAAGAGTACTAATGATAGACATATTTCTATTATGGAATTTAATACAGTTTCTAATAAAGTAACAGAGTATAATAATAGTATATATATATCGTCTTTTGGGAAAATACGTTATGATACTGCAAGTTATATTGCCTGGGTTAGCTCAAGGGGCAATACAGATACTGTTACCATTGATAATGTGCCATTACCTCTTGATATTACCACCAATACAAATTATTATTTACTAAAATACGAACATAATTATAAGCTTAAAAAGTATAAGCATATAGCCATACCAGATAATTTTATATTTGGTATTAGGGGGGGCGTGCATACAGTAAAAAATTATGGTCAAGTTTTTATATGTTACTATAAGAATTTAACAGATTCTATTCTTAAAATTGATAATATAAAATTTCCAATCAATAGAGCTGGTCAATATTTTATTATGATTATCGATACGGATTTAAATATAATTAAAATAAATTTTTTGAATGCACATATTAATAAACTACCCAATAAAAAGTACGCACCGTTATTGAAACCAACAAATATTTTAGCTGGCAATTGTGGCAATGTTTATTTATTCACTATCGCCTTTGTTAATTATGAACAAAAAGAGCCAGATAGCACAACCTATAATACACAATTATATATGGGCAAACAGAAATTTGATATTAGCTTGTTAAATAATAGTGCTAGTTTATTTTTGTTTAAATATAATATAGATACAGCAGGGTTCACCTATTCAAATACATGTGAAGGCATTAAATTAAAACAAATTTTCGCAAAAAAATATAATTCATTTGCCTGGTATGCAAATTATAGTTTAATAGGTGTTGGCGATTCAATAGTGCACAGGTTCAATAATCATGATTCTTTATTAATTACCTGTAAGGCATCATCCAATATTGGATGTAATACTGTTTTCTCAGATTCAATTTTTGTAATTGATATTAATCCTCATATTGTACATTTAAAAACAATTACTGATACTTTTTGCGAGTTTAATATCTGTCATTTTAAAGATTCTTTTTATACAGATACTGCAACTAAGTTTACATGGCATTGGTTTTTTGGAGATGGCACGGACAGTATTGTAAGTTCAAATATTCGCGATATGGGAAGTATTAATCATATCTATACAAAATCAGGTAATTATTCGGCTAAGTTACTTTTCAATAACGGCTTTTGCACAGATACTTTTACTAGTAAACAGCCAATATATATTACTCCTGCACCTCAGCCTGGCTTTCAAATAAGCCCCAATAATGGTTGTGTTCCTCAGTTGTTTAATTTAAAGCCTTTATATAGTGATACGATTGTATCGGAGAAATATTTTATATATAACAGTGTAAATAATTTGATAGATAGTTTTGCATACAAGCCTAATTCACCATCAATTCCGATAGGTTTCAAATTTAACCAAAAAGATACAGGTACAATTTTTATAAAGCAATTTTTAAATGGCACAACGGGTTGTATAACACAAGATAGTGTTTCCATAAGATTAAATACGCGTCCTTATTTAAAATTGTTTAACGATACATTTATCTGTAGTAATGAGGTATTACAGCTTTCAGGAGGTGATGGACCCTATAAATATTTATGGAATACCCGTGATACCACAAAAGATATTATCATAAACATGGCAGGAACTTATTGGATAAAAGAAACAAATGGTGGTTGTGAAGTGAGCGATAGTATTATAGTAAGTCAAGATTTTAATGAACATTGCAAATTTAGTATATCAATTTTTCCTAACCCTTTTGGCTCCGAATTTAATATTGCTAT
This is a stretch of genomic DNA from Bacteroidota bacterium. It encodes these proteins:
- a CDS encoding T9SS type A sorting domain-containing protein; protein product: MKRILFVTLALYCYNLTAQDWQWCDLYKKHTDGNSYYDYNSATEFKYKLDKYDNLYGFVQPYTISDEVGKNKKDSFIYETFVKLGSDGNEAWRFELIAKNVQKSQFFLPNDTEIYIFTNYRPNPLYANIYNNYIYAGKIQLISVSSNFPSFYNLALIVLNTKGEFKYFKNLFIDIPSSSHEPQMVFLNNKFYLALENFHSTTSVTWKILNSNNDTITSIIPETNRKILFQMDSVFNISPVFFDTASIPFDIVNYDDKNIYFLHYKSTNDRHISIMEFNTVSNKVTEYNNSIYISSFGKIRYDTASYIAWVSSRGNTDTVTIDNVPLPLDITTNTNYYLLKYEHNYKLKKYKHIAIPDNFIFGIRGGVHTVKNYGQVFICYYKNLTDSILKIDNIKFPINRAGQYFIMIIDTDLNIIKINFLNAHINKLPNKKYAPLLKPTNILAGNCGNVYLFTIAFVNYEQKEPDSTTYNTQLYMGKQKFDISLLNNSASLFLFKYNIDTAGFTYSNTCEGIKLKQIFAKKYNSFAWYANYSLIGVGDSIVHRFNNHDSLLITCKASSNIGCNTVFSDSIFVIDINPHIVHLKTITDTFCEFNICHFKDSFYTDTATKFTWHWFFGDGTDSIVSSNIRDMGSINHIYTKSGNYSAKLLFNNGFCTDTFTSKQPIYITPAPQPGFQISPNNGCVPQLFNLKPLYSDTIVSEKYFIYNSVNNLIDSFAYKPNSPSIPIGFKFNQKDTGTIFIKQFLNGTTGCITQDSVSIRLNTRPYLKLFNDTFICSNEVLQLSGGDGPYKYLWNTRDTTKDIIINMAGTYWIKETNGGCEVSDSIIVSQDFNEHCKFSISIFPNPFGSEFNIAIYSRTLQNVNIQLYETTGKQVASYNNITVNQFATLAVNSSDLAAAMYILHITTTDKKFTYKVVKLLE